In Thalassoglobus sp. JC818, one DNA window encodes the following:
- a CDS encoding Mu-like prophage major head subunit gpT family protein, which produces MVLPKIRVPLDQLKQRYNEVVYRQEPKMIPLREDWTVFSRVDNLRDVVHQCCIHDGQPLSEREPDNIRTAITGAALGNLFSETIGTEINAGFDQLNDTTDWVRSGELASSKIQERLRLSHNAAGRMQEVPRGKVASGFIVDIEGVEEIRGVRFAKVLTVDEQDIIDQNVDMLTRAPRLLGQAARRVRPDLVYATLLQNPELSDDTPIFDASRGNAGEAELSTSSFADAVQWIRTRTEEGINLDQQPKFLIVTPKLENAARTILRDRELNGEQNKIQLRVESRLETGVIDPISDEMVSGSESRWYLIGSGASFEFATVEGRPQIGRFVQTRGTWGLAHDVKWTVGLVALDWRSMYRGNV; this is translated from the coding sequence ATGGTACTCCCAAAAATTCGAGTTCCACTTGATCAATTGAAACAACGTTACAACGAGGTCGTCTATCGGCAAGAACCGAAGATGATCCCACTCAGAGAAGACTGGACGGTTTTTTCGCGAGTTGACAACTTGCGGGATGTGGTCCATCAGTGCTGCATCCATGATGGTCAGCCACTCAGCGAAAGAGAGCCGGATAACATCCGAACCGCGATCACTGGCGCTGCGCTTGGCAATCTGTTTTCCGAGACGATCGGAACTGAGATCAATGCCGGTTTCGATCAGCTGAACGACACAACGGATTGGGTCCGATCTGGCGAACTCGCGTCAAGCAAGATTCAAGAACGCTTGCGATTGTCTCACAACGCAGCGGGCCGAATGCAGGAAGTTCCACGCGGCAAAGTCGCTTCGGGATTCATCGTCGACATTGAAGGTGTTGAAGAGATTCGCGGGGTGCGGTTCGCCAAGGTGCTTACCGTCGATGAGCAGGACATTATTGACCAGAACGTCGATATGTTGACGCGGGCGCCTCGGTTGCTCGGTCAAGCTGCAAGGCGCGTGCGTCCGGATTTGGTCTATGCGACACTTCTGCAGAATCCGGAATTGTCGGATGATACGCCGATCTTCGACGCGAGCCGTGGAAACGCTGGCGAGGCTGAATTGAGTACTTCCAGTTTCGCCGATGCGGTTCAGTGGATTCGCACACGGACCGAGGAAGGCATCAATCTAGATCAGCAACCAAAGTTCCTGATTGTCACACCAAAGCTTGAGAACGCAGCGAGAACGATTCTCAGGGACCGCGAGTTGAACGGCGAACAGAACAAGATTCAATTGCGAGTTGAATCACGTCTTGAGACCGGGGTGATTGATCCCATCAGCGATGAGATGGTCAGCGGTTCAGAGTCGCGGTGGTATCTGATCGGCAGCGGTGCAAGCTTCGAATTCGCAACTGTTGAAGGTCGTCCGCAAATTGGCCGTTTCGTTCAAACTCGGGGAACGTGGGGGCTAGCTCATGATGTGAAGTGGACAGTTGGACTTGTCGCGCTCGATTGGCGAAGCATGTACCGGGGCAACGTTTAG